The Pseudoalteromonas aliena SW19 nucleotide sequence CTTTTATTGTCAATGGTAAATATAAGTTAAACCTCGGTAAAGAGTCGGGTATAACTAAGCCAGAAGATATCAGTAAACTGATTAACTATTTAGCAAATAAATAAGTTTAGCTAAATCAAAAAAAGCTCCTTAATGGAGCTTTTTTGCTTTATAAGGATATCGTGATGGAAAAGATATTAGTATCGAGTTGCTTGCTAGGACAGCCTGTTCGCTACGATGGTAGGGGGCACGCAATTTTGCATCCACAGCTTAATTTGTGGCAAAAACAAAATAGATTAATAGTGTTTTGTCCTGAGGTCGCTGGTGGACTTCCTATACCTGTGGCGTGTTGAACTTTGTAGATTGAAATTTGTTCAATCTAGGGGCGATTTAATCGCGGCGCGAGGTTTGTAACCTAGTGGGCTAAGTAAAAGCCGAGCAACAAAGAGTTGATTGTCCCTAGAAGGAACCCTTCGGGCAGCGCATGTTTGGCATTTATGCTGCGTTATCGCCTATTTATGGGGAATAACCACACTACATAGGCTCTGCCTTGCCTAAATACCAAACAGTCTGCTGCAAAATCAATCACGAAAGGTCAACACGCCCTATATCCCCTGCTGAAATAATTCAGGGGAGAGTAGTTACTAATTTAGGAGAAAATGTAACAGAACAGTTTCAAACTGGAGCTAATATAGCGTTAGAACTGTGTAAAAAGAATCAAGTTCGTTTTGCCCTACTTAAAGAATCGAGCCCTTCTTGCGGACGAAATACAATATATGATGGAAAGCATCGCGGAGTAAAAATCGAAGGACTGGGTTTAACTGCTGCATTATTAATAAAAAATGGTATTCAAGTATTTAGTGAAGAGCAAATACCAGCACTTATAAAAGTACTGGCACTTTAATTCTGGCTGGTTATTTGCGTTGTAAAAAAACACCAGACTCAATGTGATGTGTATATGGGAACTGATCAAATATAGCAAAGCGCTTAACGTTGTGCGTACGTGTTAAGAGATCAAGGTCACGCTCAAGGGTTTCAGGATTACACGATATATAAATTATGCTTTCGTAGTTAGCCACTAAGTCACAGGTTAATTCATCCATGCCCGCGCGCGGTGGATCAACTAATATGGTTTGGCAGTCATAGCTTTTAAGGTCAATACCGTCTAAACGAGAGAAAGTACGCTCACCGTTCATAGCTTGGGTGAATTCTTCACTCGACATACGAATAATATCTAAGTTCTCTACGTTGTTTTTAGCAATATTGTATTGAGCAGAGTGTACAGATGATTTTGATATCTCTGTTGCCAACACTTTATTAAACGAACCAGCTAACGCAATTGAAAAGTTACCGTTGCCACAGTAAAGCTCTAATAAATCATTTTTAAGTGGTTTACATAAATTTTGTGCCCACTCCAGCATACTAATATTTACTTTAGCATTAGGCTGAGTGAAACTGTTTTCTACTTGTTGGTAAATAAGCTCGCGACCATTAACTGTTAAGCGTTCAGTTACAAAGTCATCACCCAGCACTTCTTTTTGTTTGCGAGCACGGCCAATGAAGTCAATTTTGTATTTACTGCTCAGTTTTTCTTTAAGCGCTTTAATTTCATTTAACCATTCATCATCTAGTGGCTTGTGATAAAGCAAACTTACTAAAATTTCACCACTTAGCGTTGATAGGTAATCTATTTGAAATAACTTACGACGTAATATTTCGCAAGGCTTAAGGTTTTCAATCATCACCTGCATTATTTCACCTACTAAAGGTGCTGCTGGATCAAACGTATCAACACGGATTTTGTCTTTTGTTTGTTGATCAAACATTATATGAAACAGATCGTCGCCATCATGCCATACTCTAAATTCAGCACGTTGACGGTAGTTAGTTGGCTCTGAACTAAATACTTCTAATTGTTCTACACCAAAACGTTGGAACTGTGCACGTATTCGCTGCTCTTTCTCGCTTAATTGTGCATCGTATTGTGTGGTATCGATTTTAATAACTGCCATTAACGTTACTACCTTATCTCTGAGATCTGTTTATCGGCGCTATTGTAGGGGGCGAGGCGTATTTGTCTAGTTTTGACTAGAATTAATGCTGTTTTTTTGTGCGTTCCCCTTTAGTTTTATACGTTATAGCCGATAATAAATTACTCACGCTTAGGAGACGAATTATGAAAATCAATAATTTTGGCTTTATGCCAAATAACAATATCAATAAATTCAATAATAAAGTAACGATACCACAGCCAACAATTAAGTCTCCTCAAGATAGTTATCAACAAAGCGGGAAAGAACTTGCTGCAAAAGTGTTGGGCGATAAGATGGCTGAGCAACTTGGCTTACCTGTTGCTGAGAAAAAAGCAGATAAGTCATTATTTGATTTTGGCGAGGTAGTTAAAAATGTACTCGATTTTGTGACAGGTACACTCAAAAATGCGAAGGCTAATGGTGCTGATGATGACAAGCTCAAAGGCATACTTGGTGAAGCCCGCAAAGGTGTGCAAATGGGGATTGATGATGCAATTGATGAATTAAAAGGTACCGGTGTATTTAATACCGATATTGAAGAAGGCATTAATAAGTCCAAAGAAGGTATCTTTAATGGTCTTAATAAGCTTGAAGATGATTTGTTTAACCCACAACCGGCGAGTGTGAGTATTAGTCAGGCTCAATACGCTAGTTTAAGCAATAACGCTGAATACAAATTTACTACTGCAGAAGGTGATGAAGTTAGTATTAGCTTCTCCGACTCTTTTGAGTCACAGTCAGCGAGCAGTTATCAAAAGCAGGGAAATAGTGAAGGGTATATAAGTGAATCATCGCAGTCTCGAGAGTTATCATTTTCTATGTCGGTTAATGGTGATTTAAATGAAGATGAACAAAAAGCGATTAATGAACTAATGGAAGACATACAAGGAGTGAGTAAAACTTTTTTTAGTGGCGATTTAGACAAAGCATTTGAAGAAGCGCAAGCGTTGAGTTTAGATAACGAACAGTTAGTCGCTTTCTCAATGGATTTAAGACAAACCAAAACGGTTGCAACGATAAAAAGCTACGAAGAATACAGACCAATACCAGAGAAGGCGGTCTCGGAAAAAATAGCCCCTTTTAATGACGATTTAAAAGAAGTTTATACAAAAGCAGCCGACCTGGGTCTGCAAAGCCAATTATCGGGTATTATGGAATGGTTAAATCAAGATCAAAGCGAGATTGATAAATTAGTTGATTATACCAAAGCAATGTTTGAAAACCTGGATCAGCTAAATACTGCGGCAGATGAGCTGGCTAATCTAGAATCACCGCAAAGTTAAACTGCTTTCCTTTACAAAAGTGACATGTCAAACTGCTATTCTTAATTTACAGTAGGAACAGTGGTTTGTCAGTGCACATTATGGTTTTTGATTCAGGTATTGGTGGCACTACGGTACTTGAGCATATTCAGCAGAGCATACCTCATGCTCAATACAGTTATTTTATGGATAATGCTTTACTGCCATATGGTGCTCAATCACAACAAACTATCATCAATCGTTTATGCGCTCTTGTACATTTCATCAAACAAGAAGCCCTCGACGTCGATTTAATTGTTATAGCCTGCAATACCGCATCCACGTCAGCGTTGAGTGCGGTACGTCAAATTACTGATATTCCAATTGTAGGCGTTGTACCTGCAATAAAGCCGGCGGCTCAATTAAGTCAATCAAAACATATCGGGCTTCTTGCCACGCCTACAACTGTATCAAGTTCATATACGGCTAAACTAATTCAAGAACATGCCAGGCATATAACGGTGAACTTATATAGTAGTGTTAAGTTGGTGTCGCTGGCAGAGCAGTACTTTTTTACTCAACAACTAGATACAGATGAGCTTTATAAAGAGCTGGATAGTTTAGAGATCAATAAAGAAGTTGATGTGTTGGTGCTAGGGTGTACACATTTTCCTATTTTAGCTAAACCAATAAACGCGTATTTTAATTCAAAAGTACAGTTGCTTGATTCTGG carries:
- a CDS encoding DUF5610 domain-containing protein, producing MKINNFGFMPNNNINKFNNKVTIPQPTIKSPQDSYQQSGKELAAKVLGDKMAEQLGLPVAEKKADKSLFDFGEVVKNVLDFVTGTLKNAKANGADDDKLKGILGEARKGVQMGIDDAIDELKGTGVFNTDIEEGINKSKEGIFNGLNKLEDDLFNPQPASVSISQAQYASLSNNAEYKFTTAEGDEVSISFSDSFESQSASSYQKQGNSEGYISESSQSRELSFSMSVNGDLNEDEQKAINELMEDIQGVSKTFFSGDLDKAFEEAQALSLDNEQLVAFSMDLRQTKTVATIKSYEEYRPIPEKAVSEKIAPFNDDLKEVYTKAADLGLQSQLSGIMEWLNQDQSEIDKLVDYTKAMFENLDQLNTAADELANLESPQS
- the murI gene encoding glutamate racemase, translating into MSVHIMVFDSGIGGTTVLEHIQQSIPHAQYSYFMDNALLPYGAQSQQTIINRLCALVHFIKQEALDVDLIVIACNTASTSALSAVRQITDIPIVGVVPAIKPAAQLSQSKHIGLLATPTTVSSSYTAKLIQEHARHITVNLYSSVKLVSLAEQYFFTQQLDTDELYKELDSLEINKEVDVLVLGCTHFPILAKPINAYFNSKVQLLDSGAAIANRVSDLLSSYCGLNKKASHTKKPLQYYATADIFSTKLVVKLVTLIDQVQDVLN
- a CDS encoding 2-thiouracil desulfurase family protein → MEKILVSSCLLGQPVRYDGRGHAILHPQLNLWQKQNRLIVFCPEVAGGLPIPVAC
- the trmA gene encoding tRNA (uridine(54)-C5)-methyltransferase TrmA; the encoded protein is MAVIKIDTTQYDAQLSEKEQRIRAQFQRFGVEQLEVFSSEPTNYRQRAEFRVWHDGDDLFHIMFDQQTKDKIRVDTFDPAAPLVGEIMQVMIENLKPCEILRRKLFQIDYLSTLSGEILVSLLYHKPLDDEWLNEIKALKEKLSSKYKIDFIGRARKQKEVLGDDFVTERLTVNGRELIYQQVENSFTQPNAKVNISMLEWAQNLCKPLKNDLLELYCGNGNFSIALAGSFNKVLATEISKSSVHSAQYNIAKNNVENLDIIRMSSEEFTQAMNGERTFSRLDGIDLKSYDCQTILVDPPRAGMDELTCDLVANYESIIYISCNPETLERDLDLLTRTHNVKRFAIFDQFPYTHHIESGVFLQRK
- a CDS encoding DUF523 domain-containing protein, whose amino-acid sequence is MPKYQTVCCKINHERSTRPISPAEIIQGRVVTNLGENVTEQFQTGANIALELCKKNQVRFALLKESSPSCGRNTIYDGKHRGVKIEGLGLTAALLIKNGIQVFSEEQIPALIKVLAL